A single region of the Vicia villosa cultivar HV-30 ecotype Madison, WI unplaced genomic scaffold, Vvil1.0 ctg.004750F_1_1, whole genome shotgun sequence genome encodes:
- the LOC131642280 gene encoding uncharacterized protein LOC131642280 — MSRAPILINDLVKGNQVWKMLIRVVDLWVVNEKNGNQHLEMVIQDVKADKIHVTSWNRDFKDWFEQLKEHETYIMYNGEPVDNEGHMSMNEIVSNVGLLASYFLDVIGVLQDVVKTQMGGGNRKSCVNITLRDVEGNVIEVALWEAYGKQFMNYTTPNNTSGPTVIVLTHAWCKPNSDSLPYKSLSCIIVSGLPSLSNAWNGSRLLINLDHPQVADFKASFGTTDLTGIPALSQSLTCDSSIQSANKNWTNLSEVRSIHAIAAPGKDSYATTIGTTVGFKASKNGWYFESYAGSSGNTDDEPVIKFKVEVEVVYGDHNGTFVFWDKDCIPYTKMTARELREVMKEAGEDNPKIWPAHLDVLLNKEFVFRVKYQQQYRQFSIVKILNEEGLYAKFDKYLTLDETMPLQNTLETSTTAPILIPNQLTQTSEQSICAEPYSAANPNSSPEASSNSTPAKRGSESTSVNDTIQAEEITPKQSATKAKTGRKLKHLKKE, encoded by the exons ATGTCAAGGGCTCCCATACTCATAAACGATCTGGTCAAGGGGAACCAAGTCTGGAAAATGCTGATTAGGGTTGTTGATCTTTGGGTTGTTAATGAGAAAAATGGCAATCAACACCTTGAGATGGTCATTCAAGATGTAAAG GCTGATAAGATTCATGTGACAAGTTGGAACCGAGATTTCAAAGATTGGTTTGAACAACTGAAGGAGCATGAGACTTATATTATGTATAACGGAGAGCCCGTGGACAACGAAG GTCACATGTCCATGAATGAAATTGTTTCTAATGTTGGTTTACTTGCTTCATACTTTTTAGATGTGATAGGGGTGTTGCAAGATGTTGTTAAGACACAAATGGGCGGTGGTAATAGGAAATCTTGCGTCAATATTACCTTGCGTGATGTCGAAGGGAATGTTATCGAGGTGGCATTATGGGAAGCTTACGGCAAGCAATTCATGAACTACACTACCCCGAACAACACTTCTGGACCTACAGTTATCGTTTTGACCCATGCCTGGTGCAAGCCAAATTCTG ACTCTCTTCCTTACAAATCTTTGTCTTGCATTATAGTTTCCGGTCTTCCGTCTCTTTCGAATGCATGGAATGGCTCTAGACTTCTCATTAATTTGGACCATCCACAAGTGGCAGATTTCAAAGCTAG TTTTGGAACTACTGATTTAACCGGTATACCTGCCCTTTCCCAATCATTAACCTGCGATTCTTCCATTCAATCTGCAAACAAGAACTGGACTAACTTGAGTGAGGTCAGGAGTATCCATGCAATCGCTGCGCCAGGAAAG GATTCTTACGCAACGACTATTGGCACTACCGTCGGTTTCAAAGCTTCCAAGAACGGATGGTATTTTGAGTCTTATGCTGGGTCATCTGGAAATACAGATGATGAACCTGTTATAAA GTTCAAAGTTGAGGTTGAAGTTGTCTATGGTGACCACAATGGAACATTTGTTTTTTGGGATAAGGATTGTATTCCTTATACAAAAATGACTGCTAGGGAATTAAGAGAGGTTATGAAAGAG GCAGGAGAAGACAATCCTAAAATTTGGCCTGCTCATCTAGATGTTTTGTTGAATAAAGAATTTGTGTTCCGTGTCAAGTATCAACAACAATACCGACAATTTTCTATCGTTAAAATACTTAACGAGGAGGGCCTTTACGCCAAGTTTGACAAATACCTCACTCTAGATGAG ACCATGCCACTTCAGAACACTCTTGAAACATCCACCACTGCTCCTATACTTATTCCTAACCAA CTCACACAGACTTCAGAGCAATCAATCTGTGCTGAGCCTTACTCGGCTGCTAACCCGAATTCGAGCCCAGAGGCAAGCTCCAACAGTACTCCAGCCAAGAGGGGATCAGAGTCAACCTCGGTTAATGATACGATCCAGGCTGAAGAGATCACTCCCAAACAATCCGCCACTAAGGCCAAGACTGGAAGGAAGCTTAAGCATTTGAAGAAAGAGTAA